A section of the Carassius carassius chromosome 17, fCarCar2.1, whole genome shotgun sequence genome encodes:
- the LOC132160535 gene encoding prohibitin-2-like codes for MQMDTVLSEGLHFRIPWFQYPIIYDIRAKPRKISSLTGSKDLQMVNIALRVLSVASNLTVLYQHLGKDYDERVLPSIVNEVLKSVVAKFNASQLITQRAQVSLLIRRELFERAKDFNIILDDVAITELSFSKEYTAAVEAKQVAQQEAQRAQFFVEKAKQEQRQKIIQAEGEAQAAKMLGKAVTKNPGYLKLRRIRAAQNIAKTVAASQNRVFLSADSLVLNLQDDSFNNLSLGKK; via the exons ATGCAGATGGATACAGTCCTCTCTGAGGGTCTCCACTTCAG GATACCATGGTTTCAATATCCAATCATATATGATATCAGAGCGAAACCAAGAAAAATATCCTCTTTAACAGGAAGCAAAg ACCTGCAGATGGTGAACATCGCATTGCGTGTGCTGTCTGTGGCTTCCAACCTTACTGTCTTGTACCAGCATCTGGGAAAGGACTACGATGAGCGCGTGCTGCCTTCCATTGTAAATGAAGTTCTGAAGAGTGTGGTCGCCAAATTTAACGCATCCCAACTAATTACACAAAGAGCCCAG GTCTCTCTGCTCATCCGACGGGAGCTCTTTGAACGCGCTAAGGACTTCAACATTATTCTGGATGACGTGGCTATCACAGAGTTGAGCTTCAGCAAGGAGTACACAGCAGCTGTGGAGGCCAAACAAGTTG CCCAGCAGGAGGCGCAAAGAGCTCAGTTCTTTGTGGAGAAAGCAAAACAAGAACAGAGGCAGAAAATCATCCAAGCTGAAGGAGAGGCCCAGGCAGCCAAAATG TTGGGGAAAGCCGTCACAAAGAACCCTGGATACCTTAAACTTAGAAGAATCAGAGCAGCGCAGAACATCGCCAAAACG GTAGCGGCTTCACAGAACAGGGTTTTCCTGAGCGCAGATAGTTTGGTTCTGAATCTACAGGACGACTCTTTTAACAA TTTGTCTCTCGGAAAGAAGTAA